The following are from one region of the Halarcobacter sp. genome:
- the glyQ gene encoding glycine--tRNA ligase subunit alpha produces MVTFSEILLKLQQFWAEQGCNVVQPYDIPAGAGTFHPATLLRSLDSTPWSTAYVAPSRRPTDGRYGENPNRLGAYYQFQVLIKPSPDNIQDLYLKSLEFLGLDLSKHDVRFVEDNWESPTLGAWGLGWEVWLDGMEVTQFTYFQQVGGLPCDPVAVEITYGTERLAMYLQGVDSVYDIVWNENQYGQTTYGDVHKESEYEFSTYNFEVANTEMLFRHFDDAFNECKVCLEKGLPLPAYDQCMLASHAFNTLDARKAISVTERQNYILKVRELAQGCAVLYKTQEEDRLKRVGRK; encoded by the coding sequence ATGGTAACATTTTCAGAAATTCTATTAAAATTACAACAATTTTGGGCAGAGCAAGGGTGTAACGTAGTACAACCTTATGATATCCCAGCAGGAGCTGGAACATTCCACCCTGCAACACTTTTAAGAAGTTTAGATTCAACTCCTTGGTCTACAGCATATGTAGCCCCAAGTAGAAGACCAACAGATGGAAGATATGGGGAAAACCCAAATAGACTAGGTGCATACTATCAATTTCAAGTTTTAATTAAACCTAGTCCAGATAATATTCAAGATTTATATCTAAAGTCGTTGGAATTTTTAGGACTTGATTTAAGTAAACATGATGTTAGATTTGTAGAGGACAACTGGGAATCTCCAACTCTTGGAGCTTGGGGACTTGGTTGGGAAGTATGGTTAGATGGTATGGAAGTAACGCAATTTACTTACTTCCAGCAAGTTGGAGGGCTTCCTTGTGATCCTGTTGCAGTTGAGATTACTTATGGTACAGAAAGACTTGCTATGTATCTTCAAGGTGTTGATTCTGTTTATGATATTGTATGGAATGAAAACCAATATGGTCAAACAACATATGGGGATGTTCACAAAGAGAGTGAATATGAGTTCTCAACATATAATTTTGAAGTAGCAAATACTGAGATGCTTTTTAGACATTTTGATGATGCATTTAATGAGTGTAAAGTGTGTTTAGAAAAAGGTCTACCTTTACCTGCATATGACCAATGTATGTTAGCTTCACACGCTTTTAATACACTTGATGCAAGAAAAGCTATTTCTGTAACAGAAAGACAAAATTATATTTTAAAGGTTAGAGAACTAGCACAAGGTTGTGCAGTTTTATATAAGACCCAAGAAGAAGATAGATTAAAAAGAGTTGGTAGAAAATAA
- the purE gene encoding 5-(carboxyamino)imidazole ribonucleotide mutase: MNFVSIIMGSKSDYEIMKNCADTFEKFDVKYEMIISSAHRSPERTKSYVKESEEKGAVAFIAAAGMAAHLAGALAATTTKPVIGVPMKGGAMDGMDAMLSTVQMPSGMPVATVALGKAGAVNAAYLAMQILAISDKELAAKLKEDRLVKSKAVETDSASIEVRL, from the coding sequence ATGAATTTTGTATCTATTATAATGGGAAGTAAGTCAGACTATGAAATAATGAAAAACTGTGCTGATACTTTTGAAAAATTTGATGTTAAATATGAGATGATAATCTCTTCTGCACATAGAAGTCCAGAGAGAACTAAAAGTTATGTTAAAGAATCTGAAGAGAAAGGTGCAGTTGCATTTATTGCTGCTGCTGGTATGGCTGCACACTTAGCTGGAGCATTAGCTGCAACTACAACTAAACCTGTTATTGGTGTTCCAATGAAAGGTGGAGCTATGGATGGTATGGATGCTATGCTTTCAACTGTTCAAATGCCTTCAGGTATGCCTGTTGCAACAGTTGCACTTGGTAAAGCTGGTGCTGTAAACGCTGCATACTTAGCTATGCAAATTTTAGCTATTTCAGATAAAGAATTAGCTGCTAAACTTAAAGAAGACAGATTAGTAAAATCTAAAGCTGTTGAAACTGATTCAGCTTCTATTGAAGTTAGATTATAA
- a CDS encoding glutaredoxin domain-containing protein encodes MKQVALFTLPKCKWCNEAKAYLKAKKIKYNQIDLSTNKKALNDCKKHGCSGAPVVLIENQWICGFDKNKINKALGIK; translated from the coding sequence ATGAAGCAAGTTGCACTATTTACTTTACCAAAATGTAAATGGTGCAATGAAGCTAAAGCTTATTTAAAAGCAAAAAAGATTAAATATAATCAAATTGATCTTTCCACAAATAAAAAAGCTTTAAACGATTGTAAAAAGCATGGCTGCAGTGGAGCGCCTGTAGTTTTAATAGAGAATCAGTGGATTTGTGGTTTTGATAAAAATAAAATTAATAAAGCATTAGGAATAAAATAA